The Cellulomonas fulva genome includes a window with the following:
- a CDS encoding ABC transporter permease gives MTEPDRLTEPDRMNEPAHTTTPGAVAEPMVAAAFAGALRPRRFGAWYIAEHQLRQMRSYGWTVVMSGIGSPLIYMLGIGLGLAAFLDVPVASGPDGPVDYLWFVAPALLATAAVSVTTEEFTYTVMAGFKWRRLFWGMNASPVSPEQICSGLVIAVTLRMVFVSAAYYLVMVLFGAVGDVVLGTLMVPVGVLAGLAFGLPLLAFSAGIEEDRGQFAMVQRFVFTPLFLFSGTFYPLDTLPVGLQWVGWISPIWHASEAGRLLSYGPGPGSWPLGAHLAVLALLAVVGWFVARRVFVGRLRS, from the coding sequence ATGACCGAGCCTGATCGCCTGACCGAGCCTGATCGAATGAACGAGCCGGCCCACACGACCACGCCCGGCGCCGTGGCGGAGCCGATGGTGGCCGCCGCGTTCGCGGGTGCGCTGCGGCCCCGACGGTTCGGCGCCTGGTACATCGCCGAGCACCAGCTGCGGCAGATGCGCTCCTACGGCTGGACCGTGGTGATGTCCGGCATCGGCAGCCCGCTGATCTACATGCTCGGCATCGGGCTGGGCCTGGCCGCCTTCCTGGACGTGCCGGTCGCGAGCGGCCCGGACGGACCCGTGGACTACCTGTGGTTCGTCGCGCCGGCGCTCCTGGCCACCGCGGCGGTCTCGGTCACCACCGAGGAGTTCACGTACACCGTCATGGCCGGGTTCAAGTGGCGCCGGCTCTTCTGGGGCATGAACGCCTCGCCCGTGAGCCCCGAGCAGATCTGCTCCGGCCTGGTCATCGCCGTCACGCTGCGCATGGTCTTCGTGTCCGCCGCGTACTACCTGGTCATGGTCCTCTTCGGCGCGGTCGGCGACGTCGTGCTGGGGACCCTCATGGTGCCCGTGGGCGTGCTCGCCGGCCTCGCGTTCGGGCTGCCGCTGCTCGCGTTCTCCGCCGGGATCGAGGAGGACCGCGGCCAGTTCGCGATGGTGCAGCGCTTCGTGTTCACGCCGCTGTTCCTGTTCAGCGGCACGTTCTACCCGCTCGACACGCTGCCCGTGGGGCTGCAGTGGGTCGGCTGGATCTCGCCGATCTGGCACGCGAGCGAGGCGGGCAGGCTGCTGTCCTACGGCCCCGGGCCGGGATCCTGGCCCCTCGGCGCGCACCTCGCCGTGCTCGCGCTGCTCGCCGTCGTCGGGTGGTTCGTCGCCCGTCGCGTCTTCGTCGGGAGGTTGCGCTCATGA
- a CDS encoding ABC transporter ATP-binding protein: MSEHPVISARGLTKRFGDFTAVDGIDFEVPPGEAFGLLGPNGAGKSTTMRMVGAVSQRTGGDLSVVGLDPDTHGPEIRSQLGVVPQEDNLDTELRVRDNLIVYGRYFGIPRAVCARRADELLEFAQLEDKAKAKVDDLSGGMKRRLTIARALINEPRILMLDEPTTGLDPQARHVLWDRLFRLKERGTTLVLTTHYMDEAEQLCDRLVVVDHGRIMAEGSPAALIREYSTREVVELRFGSDRNADAARQLEGQADRVEVLPDRVLLYTDDGERLLERVAHLGLRPTTSLVRRSSLEDVFLRLTGRSLIE; the protein is encoded by the coding sequence GTGAGCGAGCACCCCGTCATCAGCGCCCGTGGCCTGACCAAGCGGTTCGGCGACTTCACCGCCGTGGACGGGATCGACTTCGAGGTGCCGCCCGGTGAGGCTTTCGGCCTGCTCGGCCCCAACGGTGCCGGCAAGTCGACGACGATGCGGATGGTCGGCGCCGTCTCGCAGCGCACGGGCGGTGATCTGAGCGTCGTCGGGCTCGACCCGGACACCCACGGGCCGGAGATCCGCTCGCAGCTGGGCGTGGTCCCGCAGGAGGACAACCTCGACACCGAGCTCCGGGTCCGGGACAACCTGATCGTCTACGGACGCTACTTCGGGATTCCGCGGGCCGTGTGCGCGCGCCGGGCGGACGAGCTGCTGGAGTTCGCCCAGCTCGAGGACAAGGCGAAGGCCAAGGTCGACGACCTCTCGGGCGGCATGAAGCGACGGCTGACCATCGCGCGCGCCCTGATCAACGAGCCGCGCATCCTCATGCTCGACGAGCCGACGACGGGGCTGGACCCGCAGGCGCGGCACGTGCTCTGGGACCGCCTGTTCCGGCTCAAGGAGCGCGGCACCACGCTGGTGCTGACCACGCACTACATGGACGAGGCGGAGCAGCTGTGCGACCGGCTCGTCGTCGTCGACCACGGCCGGATCATGGCGGAGGGCTCGCCCGCCGCGCTGATCCGCGAGTACTCGACGCGGGAGGTGGTCGAGCTGCGGTTCGGCTCGGACCGCAACGCCGACGCCGCGCGGCAGCTGGAGGGCCAGGCGGACCGCGTCGAGGTGCTGCCGGACCGCGTGCTGCTCTACACCGACGACGGCGAACGGCTCCTCGAGCGCGTCGCTCACCTGGGCCTGCGCCCGACGACCAGCCTGGTGCGCCGCTCGAGCCTCGAGGACGTCTTCCTGCGCCTGACCGGGCGGAGCCTGATCGAATGA